Proteins encoded in a region of the Moritella marina ATCC 15381 genome:
- a CDS encoding IS91 family transposase, giving the protein MSTFIDLLRIHHDEFERQFGNQLSHDSRRAIYAMLSCKTGHQGCSQWFCKHCNHDDRLPLSCGHRHCPQCQQHTTSDWLDRQQSKLLPVHYFMVTFTLPYELRPLARSQPKALYQSMFSVAASVLKDFSKRKHGGEIGFTTVLHTHSRQRNLHPHLHTIVVSGSYNKMRNQWYKGKSNYLFNAFALAKVWRARMLDAIKYHTDLSLPNTEKLPTKWVVDCRKVGYGLPALQYLSRYLYRGVLPDKDIIDTSNNTVTFRYKDGQTQVTKTRTLPTLKFLWLILQHVLPKGLQRVRDYGFLHGNAKRLRMRIQVILLHLFNWKMPLLTETTQTEAIRICPCCQHEMCCVGITKAIERKINASA; this is encoded by the coding sequence ATGAGTACCTTCATTGATTTACTGCGTATTCATCATGACGAGTTTGAACGCCAATTTGGCAATCAACTCTCTCATGACAGCCGTCGCGCAATTTATGCCATGCTCAGTTGTAAAACTGGGCATCAAGGTTGCTCACAATGGTTTTGTAAACACTGTAACCATGACGATCGCTTACCACTGTCTTGCGGCCATCGACATTGTCCGCAATGTCAGCAGCACACCACTTCTGATTGGCTTGATCGCCAACAATCAAAGTTACTGCCCGTGCATTACTTTATGGTCACGTTTACTTTGCCCTACGAGTTACGACCGCTTGCGCGTTCGCAGCCAAAGGCACTTTATCAGTCCATGTTTTCAGTCGCTGCAAGTGTGTTGAAGGATTTTTCTAAACGTAAACACGGCGGTGAAATTGGCTTCACCACCGTTTTACATACGCACAGTAGGCAACGTAATTTACATCCCCACTTACACACTATAGTCGTCAGTGGTAGCTATAATAAAATGCGCAACCAATGGTATAAAGGTAAAAGTAACTACCTGTTTAACGCCTTTGCACTGGCTAAAGTCTGGCGAGCCAGAATGCTAGATGCGATCAAATACCATACTGATTTATCTCTGCCTAACACAGAAAAGCTACCGACCAAATGGGTCGTTGATTGCCGAAAGGTTGGTTACGGTCTTCCCGCCTTGCAATATCTATCACGCTATTTGTATCGTGGTGTGTTGCCCGATAAAGACATCATAGACACATCCAATAATACCGTTACTTTCAGATATAAAGACGGACAAACTCAAGTAACAAAAACTAGGACCTTACCGACTTTGAAGTTTCTCTGGCTTATCTTGCAACACGTCTTGCCAAAAGGGTTACAACGAGTGCGGGACTATGGTTTTTTACACGGTAATGCCAAGCGGCTACGAATGCGTATTCAAGTTATATTGCTGCATCTGTTTAATTGGAAAATGCCGTTGCTGACAGAAACGACTCAGACTGAAGCAATACGTATATGCCCTTGTTGCCAGCATGAAATGTGTTGTGTCGGTATCACGAAAGCGATCGAACGAAAGATCAATGCCTCAGCTTAG
- a CDS encoding DUF1272 domain-containing protein, whose product MLELRPNCECCDKDLSPQSNEAFICTFECTFCSECTENVLNFVCPNCSGNLVQRPIRPNAVLINNPASTVRILKELGCVTNT is encoded by the coding sequence ATGTTGGAATTGAGACCTAATTGCGAATGTTGTGATAAAGATTTGTCGCCTCAATCAAACGAAGCTTTTATTTGTACTTTTGAATGTACCTTTTGCTCTGAGTGCACTGAAAATGTTTTAAATTTTGTTTGCCCTAATTGTTCAGGTAATTTAGTTCAGCGTCCAATTCGGCCTAATGCAGTATTAATAAATAATCCAGCATCGACAGTACGCATACTCAAAGAGCTAGGCTGTGTAACAAACACATAA